The following nucleotide sequence is from Drosophila kikkawai strain 14028-0561.14 chromosome 2L, DkikHiC1v2, whole genome shotgun sequence.
gaaaacaagtaaatttaatgaattaagTACAAACAAGGAGAGTTTGCAAGCAACACACAATGGACGCTGGCACGTGGTACCGTTCCCTGCCTCGCTTCACCCGCTACTGGCTCACGGCCACCGTTGGTCTGAGCCTGCTCTGCCGCTTTGACATCATTCCCCTCCATTGGCTCCATCTGGACAGATCCGCCGTCTTTGGGAAGCTGCAGCTTTGGCGCTGCGTGACGTCACTGTTCGTGTTCCCGATCTCGCCGAGCACGGCCTTCCACTTCCTCATCAACTGCTTCTTCATCGTGCAGTACAGCTCCAAGCTGGAGAAGGATCAGTATGGGCGAAGTCCGTCTGACTATTTGTATTTGCTGATTGTGTCGGCGGTGCTGGCGAACATTGGCGGAATGCTGTTCAGCGTGTACTTCCTCATGGACATGTATGTACTGGCGATCACGTATATCTGGTGCCAGCTGAACAAGGACGTCACAGTGTCCTTTTGGTTTGGCACGCGCTTCAAGGCCATGTACCTGCCATGGGTGCTGGCCGCCTTTGAGTTCATTTTTCACTTGTAAGTTGTAATTTCTGGGGGGTTTCTCTTGATCCACTAATTGTTAATGGTCATACTTTGCAGTTCCCTCGCCCCGCTGGTGGGCATATTCAATGGCCATGTGTACTACTTTTTCAAGTTCCAGTACTCACAGGATCTGGGCGGCACCGCCCTGCTGGAAACTCCGCAGTTTTTGTAAGTATATCTTATAGACTTGACTTCAATTCATCATCTATTGAGTTTTTTCTTTCTATCCTTTCAGGAAGCGACTTGTGCCAGACATATCAGGCGGATTCGGAGGCTTTGGAGTGCCGCCAGAGAGCCGAGCACCGCCGCGACAGGCACCCGAGAATCCCTGGGGCAGGGGCATGACCTTGGGCCGGAACTGATCGCCCTACCTACCTAAATCCTAGAATAATTCACGTTTTTTACGGTTTGGTTTCCCTCATTTTGCGTGACCAAGCTCCTTATATACACACTCAGATCCTCTGGCAACAGCAATAAGTTAACAAGTGTTTACTAACGATGAAATTATATTGATATATGTTTGTACATATAGAAAACCATAAAGGAGTAATGACAACGAattgttttacatttaaatttatttcgttTAAAATTTCTATGCTAAAGATTTTACAGCGACACGCATTGTTCaacaatattttgttttgtgttttgtattatttgtgGAGGGGAGTAGGAAGGGTTTGTTCTTGATGTTTCCGTTTtcatttttgggcttttgGTCTCCTAAAAGTTACAACGTTGCTCTTAAGATttgaatttacaaaatttacgaCGCATAAAATACTTAGATCTAAATAAATCGTTAATGGTTAATCATCTGTTTAGCATGAGTTCTCctttttatacatatgtatatctatatatataatgcGGTATTGGGTTTGCATCTGCGTTTCGAAATTCATTCTGGTATTTACACGTGTCCTAGGGTCTATAATCTCACGTAATTAAGCCAACCTTTCAAACGAATttgttttaagtttattaCTTTTTTGTGTTTAAAGTTTTTCGAATTTCTTGTGTGTGTGGATTTAAGCTTAAGCAACTAAAGTAAAAACGAATTAATGAGATGGGGGGCCATGGAGAATCGAATAATATATGCTGGACTCTATATACAAAGCTATACAAAATTAAGGTAACGTTCTGCAGATTTATATCTGCCCTATGTacaggagagagagagagaaaggggATTCCCAGGGACTGgggtttaaagaaaataatgaaatgaaataaaatgaataaactaaaaactaacacaaattCCATGATATTATACTCTCAACTATGTGTGATTTTGGCAACTTAACTACTTCGAACTTGCGTTCTCCTCTCTCTTTTAAGCTTAGGCTTCAGAAACTGGCTTTGAATTGAATTAAGGATAATCTTGCACTTTGCGATAATATAAACTTGTAAATGGTAAAAGGAAACTCTTGACATTGAGGCTAAACTACCAACTAAATCTAATTCGAACCGGGTCTCTGCTGTGTGCGTTCTCTCACTCGGAAATCTCTCTAGAAAAACGGGGGGATCTACAGCGTAGCTGCTGCCAGTGCCTGCTCCAAaggcttctgcttctgctgcggAGATGCCGGCACAATGGCTGCCTTCAGGGAagtagtggtggtggtggctgtCGTCTCTGGCGATATGTTGCTGGTGCTCTCTATCTCGATGGGCTGCTCCAGATCCATGTCCACATACTCGATGGCACTGTCATCCTCCGGATGTAGTTCAATGACTGAAAAGAAAACAGTTTAAAATTCTTCCCCAGATCAGCATTGCCTGCACTCACTGCGATTGTTGAGCTCCAAGTTGGCTGATTGCTCagcctgctgctcctccaccACTACATCTCCCTCGAGTTCTTCGTCCTCCTCCACTAtaacgtcgtcgtcgtcgttcaGGACCCCTTCCTGCTTGGAGGGCGTCGACACTGGCGTCGTTTTGGTAGCTGCCTGGTCAAGCTCCATCTCCCAATCGGTGGCATTGAAGACCACCAACGGCGAGGACTTCATTACCCCGGATCCCTGTTTGATCTCGGTCCCGGTTCCAGTGCCATTATCCGCCACTATTATGGGCATATTAATGATATCGATGGGTGTGTCCTCGGTAATGAGTTGATTGGGTTTGGGCTTGGCCCCACTGCTCGTGGGATTGTTGGGAGACGTTGTTGCACTCATGGTGTTCGGGTTGGCGGGTGTCGCTCCGATGACCAGCACATTCGATTTGGGCTTGGTGGCGGCCAGTGTGAGAGCTCTCATGCCGCTCGCCGCGCTTGCTGGGAGGAAGACGAGATTGTTCTTGCCGCCGCTCGTTGTGGAGAAGGTCACAGTGGTGGGCTTGGCGCCTGGAGCCTGCTGCTTCCCGGAGATGCTGGTGGTAGGGCTGCTGCCGGTCCCACTTCCCGTTGTGGTCTGCGCCTGTGGCAATATCTGCATCTTCTGTATGCTGATCCGCTGATCTCGCGCCGGCAGATTTGAGGGTGAAACCGCTGTGGTTACTCCGGATCCTGTTGCTCCTCCTACTGGGCTGCCACTCGCATTGTTTAGCTTGTGTATAATGCTTCCTGCCGGCAGCTTGCCTGGCTGCAGGAATACCTTGCCGTTGGGTGAGCAAATCTTTATGTTTCGCAGGGCACTACTGGGCACCTGCTTGATAGTGGCCGCCGCTCCTCCCGAGCTGGTGGTTAGCTTAATGTTTCCCAGAATTTGGGGAGAAGAGGAAGCAGTAACAGCTGCTGTCCCCGAAGACGACGCACCAATGACGGCCACTCCGCCAGCACCCTTCATCTGAGGTGTTGTCACCTTCGCCCGGAACAGATTGGGCGGCATTGTGGCTCCTCCAGACACCGGCAGCGGGGTAATCAGGGTATTGTTCAAACTACTAGCTGGTATATTCTTGATGATGTTCACAGTGGAGGCGCTGCTCAATGGGGTCACCCGGGAGTCCTTTAGGGGAGACGACGGACCCACAATTGGGTCCGTGTACGGCAGAAGGCGAACCGCTGAACTGGGcaaggtttttggttttgcctcaccaccaccgccgccgtcCAAGAGATTGAACTTCTTGGGCGTGAGCTTGGTGCCCGGCGGCAGGAGCGCTGCGGTGGAGGAGGAGTTGCTGGTGGGCGAAGAGGGCACCACTGCCGGCCTCAATTTAGCGCCCATCGGCGGCGCTGGGATCTGCTGAACACTGATGATCTGAGGAGTCAAAGGAAGATTAGCAGTAGAAATGGGTATGGTGGTGTTGGTAGTTGCCAACGGTGTCGTGGTATCCGCCTGCTTTTCTTCCACGATGTACTTCTTGACGGGCGTACTCTGAGTCTGGCTTTGCACCTGCACCTGCACCGGTGAGGCCTGCACCTTGTCCTTGAAAACAATGGGTGAATTGGCAAATCCACGAGCGCCTGGTGTTGTGGGCGAACCAATTTCTGCCGCGGCTGCTGCCGATCCGCTTTGCGGGCCATAAACGAATGGCTTCAGGGGCTTCAAAGGCTTCAGCGTAACGAGCGGCCTCGGATCGTTGAAGAAGGAGTACGGCGGCGTGGCTGTGGACGTGGGTGTGGGTGTCGACGGTGTGCTGGTGGCTGCCAGCGTTTTGAGCGCCTCATCGAGTACATACTCCACGTGGGGCTGCACCACCAAATGATTGGGCACCGTCGCCTCTGACGATTGCAATAATACTTTCTGTTGCagctgcgcctgctgctgctgcagctgttgctgcaacttttgctgctgctgctgttgcagttgcttcTGTGCCCGCCGTCCACTCTTGGCCGGAGCTGCTATCCTCTTCGCCGGCGTCGCCTCTCCGCCCGAAGATGACAATGCAGCGGCGTTTCTGCCGCCCACAGGGCTGCCTGCCTGGGAGGGGGAGCCCAAGCCACTGGCCAAATTCCGTTTGCTGGCCAAACGCTGCTTGTGCTTCACCTGCTGCTGGTAGAAGAAGCGCTGCTGTGCAGTCCGCGGACTTAGACGCTTCTCCACGGGCACGGGTTCGCCATCCTCGGAATTGGCAGTGTGGgacaactgctgctgctggtggggaGTCTGGAGAGACTGCTGATGCTGCAAATGCCGCTTTTTGTTGGGCTTCAGGCCATCCGCACCACTCTCGTTCTCCTTCCGCTTTTGTGTCATCTTCTTCACCTCGTTGGGCACATCGGGCACTTTGAACTGTGGGAAAGGGGGAGGGAGAAAGAAAgagtcaaataaaaataatatttcaaaggggatttaaatttaaataatattttttaattatatttatgtaaatacaacatttttggttaaaaaaaaaggttttaaataattaagaatttatgtgtatttcaaaattatttaaaaatgtattcaaaataGGTCTAATTTTTCTCACTGTATTATATAATCCCGTTTAAAATCAGATTTGAATGCTTGAAAATGTTAACGACTATCGATAACTTTTATTTGGCTAACATTTTCAACAGTGCCAGGTTAACAGATACTCACAGACTGTTAACGCAGTTAATGTTAAATGTTTCTGATTGGCCAGGAatcttttctatatatatagccACGAAATTACCTTATTTCGAGAAACATTCGCTGCATAAATAGATACGATACGGGAAAAGGATACTTGAAAGTTCCTTTTCCTCCATTATTTTCCCCCCCGTTAAGTCTAACCACTTGGAACACCGTAGTCCAATTGGATGTGTTTTAATGGGTTATTTTCCCTCCAATTAACTTTGTTAGAGGAAAACAGTTTCTGGGGATGCAACTTCTGAGTTAACACATGTTTTTGGCAGTGGAGAGCCACCTTGGGCACCTCTTTGGGTGGCTGCCCTGCAGCCACTGGACTTGCGATGCCAGAGGTACAGTCCCTGCACTTTCACTGCCCACGCACACGAGCGAGATGAGAGGGGCACAAACAACGTATGCCCGGGGCGGGATTATATAACTTACCGGCTCCTCCATGATCACCGCGGCTGGGTCCTGGCTCCTGCCGCCCATCCAGCCGTGCTTCACGCTCATGAACGAGGCCTGCTCGATGAGGGCCTGGTTAAAGTGGACGCCCGTTTCGGCGGGGGTCGCCAGCTTTGCATTCTCCTCGAAGGCCTTCTGCGCCAGATCATTGGCCACGATGCTGAGCGCCGTTTGGGGACTGATCCGGGGCAGCAGCGGATAGGGCCGGCGTCCCTCTCGGGACCATTCCTGCCAGGTATTGGGGCCGCAGACGCTGCAAGAGATACACACACGGAGGGCTTTTAGAGGGCACGAATCGCGGAGTTCTCGACCGGATCCCTTACTTCTCGGCAATGGTGCTGAGCTGCTCGTCGTTGGCGGCCCGCCGAACCTCGGCGCGATGCCTCTCCTGGGTGATGTGGAAGAGCTGGCGCAGTTCCTCCAGCAGCTTCGCCTTGGGCTCACTCAGCGCCCCTTGGGCGCGAAAAACGCTCACCACATGCGAATAGGACTCGAGTTCTGCGGGTGGGAAACAAGGACAGGCACAGCGCCAAGATGTGGGTTAGATGCTTGACCGCAGCCTCGGTGGGCAGTCCTCGCCAGACTTCTGGGGACCATCCAAGCGCTCTCACCAAGTCGACGCAGCATGCCTCGGCACTCGTCCCGCGACATCTCCAGCGTTTGCGGCCACATCTCTCCGTTCGCTAGTTGCTATCCGTGGCCGTGGGCAATCCCGTGCAGTTGCGGTCGCGTTCGCTTGGGCCAAGGCAGGGTTATGTCGCGAATCTAGTTGTAGTTAAAACAAACGCAGCGTTTCTAAAATGATGACATTCACAGCGCAACGCGGACGCGATGACATTCACAGCGCAACGCGGACGCGATGCGATGAGCATTCACAGCGCAACGCGGACGCGATGACATTCAGAGCGCAACGCGGACGCGATGCGATGAGCATTCACAGCGCAACGCGGACAGCGATGAGCATTCACAGCGCAACGCGGACAGCGATGAGCATTCACAGCGCAACGCGGACAGCGATGAGCATTCACAGCGCAACGCGGACAGCGATGAGCATTCACAGCGCAACGCGGACGCG
It contains:
- the LOC108074581 gene encoding BRCA2-interacting transcriptional repressor EMSY: MWPQTLEMSRDECRGMLRRLELESYSHVVSVFRAQGALSEPKAKLLEELRQLFHITQERHRAEVRRAANDEQLSTIAENVCGPNTWQEWSREGRRPYPLLPRISPQTALSIVANDLAQKAFEENAKLATPAETGVHFNQALIEQASFMSVKHGWMGGRSQDPAAVIMEEPFKVPDVPNEVKKMTQKRKENESGADGLKPNKKRHLQHQQSLQTPHQQQQLSHTANSEDGEPVPVEKRLSPRTAQQRFFYQQQVKHKQRLASKRNLASGLGSPSQAGSPVGGRNAAALSSSGGEATPAKRIAAPAKSGRRAQKQLQQQQQQKLQQQLQQQQAQLQQKVLLQSSEATVPNHLVVQPHVEYVLDEALKTLAATSTPSTPTPTSTATPPYSFFNDPRPLVTLKPLKPLKPFVYGPQSGSAAAAAEIGSPTTPGARGFANSPIVFKDKVQASPVQVQVQSQTQSTPVKKYIVEEKQADTTTPLATTNTTIPISTANLPLTPQIISVQQIPAPPMGAKLRPAVVPSSPTSNSSSTAALLPPGTKLTPKKFNLLDGGGGGEAKPKTLPSSAVRLLPYTDPIVGPSSPLKDSRVTPLSSASTVNIIKNIPASSLNNTLITPLPVSGGATMPPNLFRAKVTTPQMKGAGGVAVIGASSSGTAAVTASSSPQILGNIKLTTSSGGAAATIKQVPSSALRNIKICSPNGKVFLQPGKLPAGSIIHKLNNASGSPVGGATGSGVTTAVSPSNLPARDQRISIQKMQILPQAQTTTGSGTGSSPTTSISGKQQAPGAKPTTVTFSTTSGGKNNLVFLPASAASGMRALTLAATKPKSNVLVIGATPANPNTMSATTSPNNPTSSGAKPKPNQLITEDTPIDIINMPIIVADNGTGTGTEIKQGSGVMKSSPLVVFNATDWEMELDQAATKTTPVSTPSKQEGVLNDDDDVIVEEDEELEGDVVVEEQQAEQSANLELNNRIIELHPEDDSAIEYVDMDLEQPIEIESTSNISPETTATTTTTSLKAAIVPASPQQKQKPLEQALAAATL
- the LOC108074582 gene encoding derlin-1, which encodes MDAGTWYRSLPRFTRYWLTATVGLSLLCRFDIIPLHWLHLDRSAVFGKLQLWRCVTSLFVFPISPSTAFHFLINCFFIVQYSSKLEKDQYGRSPSDYLYLLIVSAVLANIGGMLFSVYFLMDMYVLAITYIWCQLNKDVTVSFWFGTRFKAMYLPWVLAAFEFIFHFSLAPLVGIFNGHVYYFFKFQYSQDLGGTALLETPQFLKRLVPDISGGFGGFGVPPESRAPPRQAPENPWGRGMTLGRN